The Burkholderia ambifaria AMMD genome contains the following window.
GCCGTGCCGGCCAGCACCTCGTGGACGACATGTTCGGCCGATTCGCTGCGCAACTGGTAGTGCGGCGCGTGCGCGTGGTCAGGCAGCGCGGCGAGCGCGGCCGGTACGAGCGTGGCCGCGAGCGAAGGTGTCGCCGCGATGCGGACGGGTTCGGCGGTTTCATCGCCGAGCGCCCGTGCGCGTGCCTCGATCGCACGCAGGCCGACTAGCGAGCGTTCGACTTCCTCGTAAAGCAGGAAGGCGCGCCGCGTCGGCGCGACGCGCGGGCCGTGCCGGTCGAACAGCGCGTAGCCGAGATCGGCTTCGAGTTCCTGGATCTGCCGCGTGACGGCCGGCTGCGAGCGGCCGAGCTGTTCGCCCGCGCCGGTTACGCTGCCGGCCGACATGACTGCGGAAAAGGCTTCGAGTTGATGCAGCTCCATGACGCGTTCCGATGATGCGATTTTCGCATTGTAGGAGCGCGAGCATGCGTGATTCATATAATGATTCTTGCTATCGACAGCGCAAAAACTTCGAAGCGCCCGATCGTCGCGATGGCCGGTGGTGCGCGCGTGAGCATCGGTAGCGACCGGTGACGTGAACGAAACGCCAATCGAATCAACGCGATGCGATGCATGCCGATGCATCGTGCGACACGCGGTGCGCGGATGGCCGTTCGCGAGCATCACGCGCTTCGCGCCGCGCACGATATCGATATGCGCAAAACTTCGTTGGATCGTCCTGAACCGGATGGTTACATGCCCTCACTCTTTTCGACTGACTGAAGCTGGGGGACGCATGAACGTTTCGGGGAACGACGCACGCGGCGCATGGCGGCGCGTGCTGGGCACGGTGGCGGCGCTCGCTGCCGCATGGGGCTTGTCGACGGGCGGTGCGCTCGCGGCCGGTGTGTCGGGCGAGCCGGTGGTGATCGGCGTGAGCGGGCCGCTCACGGGCCAGGACGCGCAGTACGGCGAGCAATGGAAGCGCGGCTTCGATCTCGCGCTCGACGAGATCAACGGCAGCGGCGGCATTCACGGCCGGCCGCTCGCAGTCGACTTCCAGGACAGCCGCAGCGACCCGCGTCAGGCCGTCGCGATCGCGCAGAAGTTCGTCGCCGATCCGCGCATCGCGATCGAGCTGGGCGATTTCTCCAGCGCGACGTCGATGGCCGCGTCGCCGATCTACCAGCGCGGGCAGCTGACCCAGTTCGGCTTCACGAACTCGCATCCGGACTTCACGAAGGGCGGAGACTATCTGTGGAGCACCGCGCTGAGCCAGGCCGAGGAGCAGCCGCTGCTCGCACGCTACGCGGTGAAGGAACTCGGCTTCAAGCGGATCGCGGTGCTGTACCTGAACACCGACTGGGGCCGCACCAGCAAGGACATCTTCGCGAAGGCGGTGGCCGGGCTCGGCGCGCAGGTCGTCGCGGCCGAAGGCTACCAGCCGACGGAGAAGGATTTCCGTTCGACGCTCGTGCGGATCGGTGAATCGAAGCCCGATTCGATCGTGCTGATCTCGTACTACGCGGACGGCGCGCAAATCGTGCGGCAGGCGCGCACGTCGGGCGTCACGCTGCCGATCGCGGCGGTTGGCTCCGTGTATTCGCCGAAATTCCTCGAGCTGGGCGGCGCGGCCGTCGATGGCGTCTATACGGAATCGAACTTCTTCCCGGCGGAACCGCGCCCCGAGGTGCAGGCGTTCGTGCAGCGCTATCGCGCGAAATTCCATGCCGATCCCGATTCGTTCGTCGCGCGTGCGTACGACGCGCTGATCCTGTCGGCCGAGGTGCTGCGCCGCTACGGCACGACACGCCAGGCCGCGCACGACGGCTTCGCGAAAATCAGCGACGTGCCGAGCGTGATCTTCGGCAAGGTGCGCTTCGATCCGCGGACGCGCCGTGTCGCGGGCGCACGCACCGTGTATCTGGTCGTGAAGCAGGGGCAGTGGGCGCTATGGGATGGCGCGAAGCCGCAGCTCGCCGCGCGTTGACCTCAGCCCTGAACAGCATGCACATAACGGACGCATCGTGATGGCTTCCTGGCTCGACTACACGCTCAACGGCCTCATCGTCGGCAACATCTACGCGCTGCTCGCGGTCGGGCTCGCGCTGATCTTCGGCGTGTCGCACCTGATCAACTTCGCGCACGGCTCGGTCTACATGGTCGGCGCGTTCATCGGCTGGCTGTGCCTGACGCGCTTCGGGCTGCCGCTGCCGGTCGCGCTTGCCGCGGTCGTCATCGGTTGCGGCGCGCTCGGCGTCGCGATCGAACGGATCGGGCTGCGGCCGCTGCGCCACGCGGCACGCATCGCACCGCTGCTCGCGACGATCGGCATCAGCTTCATCCTCGACCAGCTCGCGCAGCTCGCATTCGGCGCGGACCCGCGCGCGGTGCCGACGCCGCTGCCCGACTGGCATCTGCGAATTGCCGGCGCAACGCTCGGCTCGCTCGACCTGCTGATCGCGGGCATCGGCATCGCGGCGGCCGCGCTGCTGTACGGCTTCCTGCGATTCACGCGGCTCGGCTGGGCCGTGCGCGCGACCGCGCAGGATCGCGACGCGGCGCTGCAGATGGGTGTCGACGTCGATCGCGTGAACCAGACCGTGTTCGCGATCGCATGCGCGCTCGGCGGCGTGAGCGGGCTGCTGGTCGGCATGTACTACAACAGCATCGATCCGGCGATGGGCTTCCAGGCAACGCTGAAGGGCGTGGTCGCGCTGCTGATCGGCGGGCTCGGCAACGTGCCGGGCGCGATTGCCGGGAGCCTGCTGCTCGGCCTCGTCGAAAGCTATGGCGTCGCGCTGTTCGGCACCAGCTATCGCGACCTGTTCGCGTTCGGATTGCTGATCGTGTTCCTCGTGTGGCGGCCGAACGGCTTGTTCAGTGCGAACCGCGCATTGCCGCCCGAGCCGATGACGGGGACCTTCCTCGCGGCCGCGAAGGCCGTGCGCGCGCCGCGCCCCGTACTTGTCGTACTGATCGTGGCGGCCGCCGTACTGCCGTGGCTCGGTGCATCGTCGTACGTGCTGCAGACGCTGACCAACGCGTGGCTGTACGGGCTGCTCGCGCTGAGCCTCACGCTCGTCGCGGGCACGGTCGGGCAGATCTCGCTCGGCCACGCGGCGCTGCTCGTGATCGGTGCGTATGCGTCGGCGCTGCTGTCGTCGGATCTCGGCTGGTCGGCGGCCGTGACGATCCCGTGCGCGGGCGTCATCACCGCCGTGCTCGGCACGTTGCTCGTCTATCCGGCGTTCCGGCTGCGCGGGCATTACGTGTCGATCGCGACGCTCGGCATCGGCGAAGTGGTGAGCCTCGTGATCCTGAACTGGGACGGCCTCACGCGTGGCCCGCTCGGCATCACCGGCATCGCGCCGCTGCCGTGGGCGGCGACCGCGCGTGCCGCGTACTGGTTCACGTTCGCGGTGCTCATCGTGTTCGCGCTCGTGCAGGTGCGGCTGCTGCGTTCGCATCTCGGCCGCACGCTGCGCGCGGTGCGCGAGGATGATGTCGCCGCCCGTGCGCACGGCATTGCGCCGAACCGCTACAAGGCGATCGCGTTCGCGGTCGGCGGCGTCGCGGCCGGCGTGAGCGGCGGGATCGCCGCGCACCTGTACAGCTACATCAATCACCAGACCTTCGATTCGCAGGTGTCGATCCTCGCGCTGACGATGGTGATCCTGGGCGGCCTCGGCAACGTGCTCGGCGGCATCGTCGGCGCGATCGCGCTGATCGGCCTGCCCGAGCTGTTCCGCTGGGCGGCCGACTACCGGATGCTGATCTACGGCCTCGTGCTGCTGCTGCTCGTCCGGTT
Protein-coding sequences here:
- a CDS encoding ABC transporter substrate-binding protein translates to MNVSGNDARGAWRRVLGTVAALAAAWGLSTGGALAAGVSGEPVVIGVSGPLTGQDAQYGEQWKRGFDLALDEINGSGGIHGRPLAVDFQDSRSDPRQAVAIAQKFVADPRIAIELGDFSSATSMAASPIYQRGQLTQFGFTNSHPDFTKGGDYLWSTALSQAEEQPLLARYAVKELGFKRIAVLYLNTDWGRTSKDIFAKAVAGLGAQVVAAEGYQPTEKDFRSTLVRIGESKPDSIVLISYYADGAQIVRQARTSGVTLPIAAVGSVYSPKFLELGGAAVDGVYTESNFFPAEPRPEVQAFVQRYRAKFHADPDSFVARAYDALILSAEVLRRYGTTRQAAHDGFAKISDVPSVIFGKVRFDPRTRRVAGARTVYLVVKQGQWALWDGAKPQLAAR
- a CDS encoding ABC transporter permease, which gives rise to MASWLDYTLNGLIVGNIYALLAVGLALIFGVSHLINFAHGSVYMVGAFIGWLCLTRFGLPLPVALAAVVIGCGALGVAIERIGLRPLRHAARIAPLLATIGISFILDQLAQLAFGADPRAVPTPLPDWHLRIAGATLGSLDLLIAGIGIAAAALLYGFLRFTRLGWAVRATAQDRDAALQMGVDVDRVNQTVFAIACALGGVSGLLVGMYYNSIDPAMGFQATLKGVVALLIGGLGNVPGAIAGSLLLGLVESYGVALFGTSYRDLFAFGLLIVFLVWRPNGLFSANRALPPEPMTGTFLAAAKAVRAPRPVLVVLIVAAAVLPWLGASSYVLQTLTNAWLYGLLALSLTLVAGTVGQISLGHAALLVIGAYASALLSSDLGWSAAVTIPCAGVITAVLGTLLVYPAFRLRGHYVSIATLGIGEVVSLVILNWDGLTRGPLGITGIAPLPWAATARAAYWFTFAVLIVFALVQVRLLRSHLGRTLRAVREDDVAARAHGIAPNRYKAIAFAVGGVAAGVSGGIAAHLYSYINHQTFDSQVSILALTMVILGGLGNVLGGIVGAIALIGLPELFRWAADYRMLIYGLVLLLLVRFRPQGLLGTV